From Cannabis sativa cultivar Pink pepper isolate KNU-18-1 chromosome 8, ASM2916894v1, whole genome shotgun sequence, a single genomic window includes:
- the LOC115699035 gene encoding F-box protein At3g07870 has translation MICRRMAVKRKRISLASETEMSRVDELIQISGSSLIDLPNRILVQILLTLPTKTIVFCKSVCKKLRNLISNVQFVKLHFARAKPQLLIRTLDPTRISRTLYLVEPDIEDGPGFDLECCSCEWKEKDDNSYCHIELNTKLKIPLRNAESVLNYQIDHPETKHKKKRSLNLKPKDHKYKIVNSCNGLLCLSEPSRNDPISVCNPVTGEFINLPPSNCDDEALSGVIDCGLGFSPESNQYKVIRVYQKNTYVTRPENHYDTSFRCTNSFAVVHTLGTDSWRSVDHAPQSCYKLGFPTYLDGALYGLYVKHERPNYIISFNFEHEQFELLELPRQCWHSWSSWRNMSLGVLRGELCLCDGSDISMKIWVLKKRSDFGKSWEKLFSMDSDFPYGLYQPIHYFNSGALLLFRNNTSGLVYSESGGYMFKYLGLCGPKSRYEVMVHTPSFISLKDIVAENNNVEILNVNTRCGSLKLLGETKALFLEGQDELDGYLDISDYEVEEDYWTKYLWRKH, from the exons ATGATTTGTAGAAGAATGGCTGTGAAAAGAAAACGGATATCACTAGCTAGTGAAACTGAGATGAGTAGGGTAGATGAGTTGATTCAAATTTCAGGTTCTTCCTTAATCGATCTTCCTAACCGCATACTCGTTCAAATCCTCCTCACTCTTCCCACTAAGACCATTGTTTTCTGCAAATCTGTATGCAAGAAATTGCGTAATCTGATCTCGAATGTTCAGTTCGTTAAATTGCATTTTGCTCGTGCAAAGCCCCAATTGTTGATCAGGACTCTTGATCCGACTCGAATTTCGCGAACTCTGTACTTGGTTGAGCCTGATATTGAAGATGGACCTGGTTTCGATTTAGAATGCTGCTCGTGTGAATGGAAAGAGAAAGATGATAACAGTTATTGTCACATAGAACTGAATACCAAATTGAAGATCCCACTGCGAAATGCAGAAAGTGTTCTGAATTACCAAATTGATCATCCTGAAACGAAGCATAAGAAGAAGCGTAGCCTTAATTTGAAGCCAAAGGATCATAAGTACAAGATTGTGAATTCTTGCAATGGATTGCTTTGTTTGTCTGAGCCGTCGCGGAATGATCCCATTTCAGTTTGCAATCCAGTAACTGGAGAGTTCATAAACCTTCCACCCAGTAATTGTGATGATGAAGCTCTCAGTGGTGTCATTGATTGTGGATTGGGATTCAGTCCAGAGAGTAATCAATACAAAGTCATTAGAGTTTATCAGAAGAACACTTATGTTACACGTCCTGAGAATCATTACGATACCTCTTTCAGATGTACCAACTCATTTGCAGTTGTACACACTCTTGGGACAGATTCATGGCGTAGTGTTGATCATGCTCCTCAGTCATGTTACAAGCTTGGATTTCCTACCTATCTTGATGGAGCTCTGTATGGGCTTTATGTCAAACACGAGAGACCaaattatataatttcttttaatttcgaACACGAGCAATTCGAGCTACTTGAACTTCCACGCCAATGCTGGCACTCGTGGTCTTCGTGGAGGAATATGAGTCTGGGAGTTTTACGTGGTGAACTTTGCCTATGCGATGGTTCTGACATTTCCATGAAGATTTGGGTACTTAAGAAACGTAGCGATTTTGGTAAATCTTGGGAGAAATTGTTTAGTATGGACTCTGATTTTCCATATGGGTTATATCAACCTATTCATTACTTCAATTCTGGAGCTCTTTTGTTGTTTCGTAACAACACGAGTGGACTGGTGTACTCTGAGTCAGGTGGCTACATGTTCAAATATCTTGGGCTTTGTGGCCCTAAATCAAGGTACGAAGTCATGGTTCACACTCCCAGCTTTATTTCGCTCAAGGACATTGTTGCTGAAAATAATAATGTTGAGATACTCAATGTCAATACAAG ATGTGGGAGCTTGAAACTGCTAGGAGAGACTAAAGCTCTGTTTTTGGAGGGACAAGATGAACTTGATGGGTATCTTGATATCTCTGATTACGAAGTTGAAGAAGATTACTGGACCAAGTACTTGTGGAGGAAGCATTGA
- the LOC115699695 gene encoding 2-methylene-furan-3-one reductase produces MAAPSSDSIPSVNKAWIYSDYGNSSDILKLDPNVPVPQPRDDQVLIKVVAASINPIDFKRMHGLLKAVDDLPIVPGWDVAGVVVKVGSQVKKFKVGDEVYGDINETGTVKPEKFGTLAEYTAASEKVLALKPKNLSFVEAASLPLAMETAYEGLERGELAPGKSVLVLGGAGGVGTHIIQLAKHVFGASKVAATASTAKLDLLRSLGADLAIDYKKENVEDVPEKFDVIFDTVGQVDQAVKVLKEGGKIVTIVGPAPEAIFFFLTSTATTLEKLEPYLESGKVKPLIDPKGQFPFSKTVEAYSYLETSRATGKIVIHPIP; encoded by the exons ATGGCTGCTCCTTCTTCTGATTCCATACCTTCTGTCAACAAAGCTTGGATTTACTCCGATTATGGAAACTCCTCCGATATCTTGAAGCTTGACCCCAACGTACCAGTTCCTCAACCTAGAGATGATCAGGTTCTCATCAAGGTTGTGGCTGCCTCCATTAaccctattgatttcaagaGAATGCATGGTCTCTTAAAAGCTGTCGATGACCTACCT ATTGTTCCTGGTTGGGATGTTGCTGGTGTGGTTGTAAAGGTGGGAAGCCAAGTAAAGAAGTTTAAAGTTGGGGATGAAGTTTATGGAGATATAAATGAGACAGGAACAGTAAAGCCAGAAAAGTTTGGTACTTTGGCTGAGTACACTGCTGCATCAGAGAAAGTTTTGGCTCTCAAACCAAAGAATCTTAGCTTTGTGGAAGCTGCTAGTCTTCCTTTAGCTATGGAGACTGCCTATGAGGGTCTTGAACGAGGTGAGCTTGCTCCTGGTAAATCTGTTCTGGTTCTAGGAGGTGCTGGTGGAGTTGGTACTCACATTATTCAG CTTGCAAAACATGTTTTCGGTGCATCGAAAGTGGCTGCTACAGCCAGCACTGCGAAACTGGACTTGTTGAGGAGCTTGGGTGCTGATTTAGCTATTGATTACAAAAAAGAGAATGTTGAAGATGTTCCTGAGAAATTTGATGTGATATTTGATACAGTTG GCCAAGTTGACCAAGCTGTGAAGGTCCTGAAAGAAGGTGGAAAGATTGTGACAATAGTAGGCCCTGCGCCTGAAGCAATCTTCTTTTTTCTGACTTCAACTGCTACAACTTTGGAGAAGCTTGAGCCTTATTTAGAGAGTGGTAAGGTGAAGCCATTGATTGATCCCAAAGGCCAGTTCCCTTTTTCCAAGACAGTGGAGGCATATTCCTACCTCGAGACTTCCAGAGCTACAGGGAAGATTGTAATCCACCCTATCCCTTAA
- the LOC115700354 gene encoding F-box protein At3g07870-like: MAVKRKRTSIVCDVDKSHFDDELIQMSGSVTISDIPDQILVQIFFGLTTISIVFCKSVCKKWRNLISESHFAKLHFAQAKPQFLIRTLDSIRISRTLYLVEPDIHGGYGFESYFDLCRLSLDVEDGYYISPHMKLNAKLKIPVRNAEIVLQNQDDPVMKKKNRCLNLKPKDHKYKIVNSCNGLLCLSEPSRNDPVAVCNPVTGEFMNLPPSNCDDENLNDAVDCGLGFSPESNQYKVIRVFHRNTYVRRPEHHCNAFSNYTNTYAVVHTLGTDSWRSVDNAPHSKFKLGFPTYLNGALYGLYVDHGRPNYLISFDFDNEKFELLNVPQECEDTWITDITMGVISGDLCLCDRSDLSLDVWILKSFSSDTKAWSKLFTMDWDWPYILYQPVHGFNSGALLIFLSNNGQLMYKKPLLIDPSLVGFHPTLCYSDPTYIDFCGLKTRYEIIVHTPSFISLRDTFAGNNNVEILNVNTRCGSLKLRGETKDLILKGDSYPDAVDSDTFEIEEVYWTNYWWKKKVRN, from the exons ATGGCCGTGAAAAGAAAACGAACATCTATAGTTTGTGATGTCGACAAGAGTCATTTTGATGATGAGCTGATTCAAATGTCTGGTTCGGTCACCATAAGTGATATTCCTGATCAAATCCTTGTTCAAATTTTCTTTGGTCTCACAACTATAAGCATTGTTTTCTGCAAATCAGTCTGCAAGAAATGGCGCAATCTGATATCGGAATCTCATTTCGCTAAGTTGCATTTCGCTCAAGCAAAGCCTCAATTCTTGATCCGGACTCTAGATTCCATTCGAATTTCGAGAACTCTGTACTTGGTTGAACCTGATATTCATGGTGGCTATGGTTTTGAATCTTATTTTGATCTCTGCAGGCTTTCATTGGATGTAGAAGATGGCTATTATATTTCTCCTCACATGAAACTTAATGCCAAATTGAAGATCCCGGTACGCAATGCCGAAATTGTGTTACAAAACCAGGACGATCCtgtaatgaagaagaagaatcgTTGCCTTAATTTGAAGCCAAAAGATCACAAGTACAAGATTGTGAACTCTTGTAACGGTTTGCTTTGCTTGTCCGAGCCGTCGCGAAATGATCCTGTTGCAGTGTGCAATCCAGTAACCGGAGAGTTCATGAACCTTCCACCGAGCAATTGTGATGATGAAAATCTCAACGATGCCGTTGATTGTGGATTGGGATTCAGTCCAGAGAGTAATCAATACAAAGTCATTAGGGTTTTTCATCGAAACACTTATGTAAGACGCCCTGAGCACCATTGCAATGCCTTTTCCAACTATACTAACACATACGCAGTGGTACACACTCTTGGCACAGATTCATGGCGTAGTGTTGATAATGCTCCTCACTCAAAGTTTAAGCTAGGATTTCCCACTTATCTTAATGGAGCTCTGTATGGGCTTTATGTCGACCATGGGAGACCAAATTATCTGATTTCATTTGATTTCGACAACGAGAAATTTGAGCTACTCAATGTTCCACAAGAATGTGAAGATACATGGATAACAGATATCACCATGGGAGTTATAAGTGGTGATCTTTGTCTATGCGATAGATCTGATCTTTCATTGGATGTTTGGATACTGAAAAGTTTTAGCTCTGATACAAAAGCTTGGAGTAAATTGTTTACCATGGACTGGGATTGGCCATATATTTTATATCAACCTGTTCATGGTTTCAATTCTGGAGCTCTTTTGATTTTTCTTAGCAATAACGGTCAACTGATGTACAAAAAGCCACTCCTCATTGATCCCTCATTAGTTGGTTTCCATCCCACACTCTGTTATTCCGATCCCACATACATTGATTTTTGTGGTCTTAAAACAAGGTACGAAATCATAGTTCACACTCCGAGTTTTATTTCACTCAGGGACACTTTTGCTGGGAATAATAATGTTGAGATACTCAATGTCAATACAAG ATGTGGGAGCTTAAAACTGCGAGGAGAGACTAAAGATCTCATTTTGAAGGGAGATTCTTACCCAGATGCAGTTGACAGCGATactttcgaaattgaagaagtcTATTGGACCAATTACTGGTGGAAAAAGAAGGTGAGGAACTGA
- the LOC115701154 gene encoding protein farnesyltransferase subunit beta, translating to MESEIPVPTVTEREQWMVENSVFQIYDHFVNSSRNVKTQLLKLRRDKHLEYLFGGLRHLGPSFCVLDANRPWLCYWILHSIALLGESLDSELERNTIDFLGRCQDQDGGFGGGPGQMPHLATTYAAVNSLITVGGHEALSSINRSTLYMFLQRMKQPSGGFRMHDGGEIDVRACYTAISIASILNILDDELVQNVGNYVLSCQTYEGGIGGEPNTEAHGGYTFCGLATMILINEVHRLDLSRLIDWLVFRQGRECGFQGRTNKLVDGCYSFWQGGSFALLRRVGSFIDEQLVRPDNVGCCSTSTVSDIPEEGDLNASSHVNYNDIGHNFITTCPVMEHLFNSHALQQYILLCTQAQEGGLRDKPGKARDYYHTCYCLSGLSVCHYYRSEDEETPPPPSTMLGPYSNLLEPVHPIFNVILKKYYEAHEFFRSQ from the exons ATGGAATCGGAGATTCCGGTGCCAACCGTGACGGAGCGCGAGCAGTGGATGGTGGAGAACAGTGTCTTTCAGATCTATGACCACTTCGTTAATTCTTCTCGCAACGTTAAAACCCAATT GCTGAAGCTTCGTCGGGATAAGCATTTGGAGTATCTTTTTGGAGGTCTGAGACATCTCGGTCCCTCTTTCTGCGTTTTGGATGCCAA TCGACCTTGGCTGTGTTATTGGATTCTGCATTCAATTGCTTTACTTGGGGAGTCTCTAGATTCTGAATTAGAACGTAATACAATTGATTTTCTTGGCCGTTGTCAG GACCAGGATGGTGGATTTGGTGGTGGACCAGGACAG ATGCCACATCTTGCAACAACTTATGCCGCCGTCAATTCACTTATTACTGTTGGCGGTCATGAAGCTTTGTCTTCAATTAATAG aAGTACATTGTACATGTTTTTGCAGCGGATGAAGCAGCCAAGTGGGGGCTTCAG GATGCATGATGGTGGAGAAATTGATGTTCGGGCCTGCTATACTGCCATATCG ATTGCAAGTATTTTGAACATTTTGGATGATGAGCTAGTTCAGAATGTTGGAAATTACGTATTAAG CTGTCAGACTTATGAAGGTGGCATTGGTGGAGAACCTAACACTGAAGCTCATGGTGG GTACACCTTCTGTGGGTTAGCTACAATGATTCTGATCAATGAGGTCCATCGTTTGGACTTGTCTCGTTTAATT GACTGGCTGGTATTTCGACAAGGAAGGGAGTGTGGATTTCAAGGGAGAACTAATAAATTGGTTGATGGATGCTATTCCTTTTGGCAG GGAGGCTCTTTTGCATTGTTACGAAGAGTTGGTTCATTTATTGATGAACAACTGGTGAGACCAGATAATGTTGGATGTTGCAGCACTTCCACAGTATCTGATATACCCGAAGAGGGAG ATTTAAATGCTTCTTCCCATGTGAATTACAATGATATTGGCCATAACTTTATCACAACATGTCCAGTAATGGAGCATCTTTTCAACAGCCATGCATTGCAGCAATACATACTTCTGTGCACACAG GCGCAAGAGGGGGGACTCAGAGACAAGCCTGGGAAAGCTAGAGACTACTATCACACTTGTTATTGTCTAAGCGGCCTCTCTGTGTGCCATTATTACCGATCAGAGGACGAGGAGACTCCCCCGCCACCCAGCACAATGTTGGGTCCCTACTCGAATCTGTTGGAACCCGTTCATCCCATTTTTAATGTTATCTTGAAGAAATACTATGAAGCACATGAATTCTTTAGAAGCCAATGA
- the LOC115700614 gene encoding CASP-like protein 4A1, which translates to MTVNTEEETAKNHDQDQQPNYNEEESAKHKPRIISDSESSLSLSPLSNRSYKTPSPSADHSAYFDQAHEAHEYSWIENMPTKPASPLAQPNRSFPAEPLVVTEAFDPEAHDGVVVSPVEEENSERDVSNGNGNGEGKGGGLGSFNRRKLRPDLPPVKKRMKHGLVKRVLLGFRVCGFVFCLVSFSVMAANRNQGWAFDSFYRYKELRYCLGVNILGFAYSGLQLFDLIYFISTEKNLVQHRFRCYFDFFMDQVLAYLLMSASSSASTRVDDWQSNWGKDKFPDMARAAVGASFAAFVSLAWSSVISGYILCTKAL; encoded by the exons ATGACTGTAAACACAGAAGAAGAAACCGCCAAAAACCATGACCAAGATCAACAACCTAATtacaacgaagaagaatcaGCAAAACACAAACCCAGAATTATCTCAGACTCTGAATCAAGTCTCTCACTTTCACCCCTCTCTAACCGTTCCTACAAAACACCATCCCCTTCGGCCGATCACTCTGCCTACTTCGATCAAGCCCACGAGGCCCATGAGTATTCTTGGATCGAGAACATGCCCACTAAGCCCGCTTCGCCTCTGGCCCAGCCCAACCGCTCCTTTCCGGCTGAACCTCTGGTTGTGACCGAAGCATTCGACCCAGAAGCTCATGACGGCGTTGTAGTTTCCCCTGTTGAAGAAGAAAATTCAGAACGAGATGTCAGTAACGGTAACGGTAACGGAGAGGGAAAAGGAGGTGGGCTTGGTAGTTTTAATCGGCGGAAGCTGAGGCCGGACTTGCCACCCGTTAAGAAGAGGATGAAACATGGGTTGGTGAAGAGGGTTTTGTTGGGGTTTAGGGTTTGTGGGTTTGTGTTCTGTTTGGTCTCATTTTCTGTTATGGCTGCTAATAGGAATCAAGGTTGGGCTTTTGATTCTTTCTATCGATACAAGGAGTTAAG GTACTGCTTAGGAGTTAATATATTGGGATTTGCATATTCAGGGCTGCAATTGTTTGATCTGATTTATTTCATAAGCACTGAGAAAAACTTGGTTCAACACAGATTCCGATGTTACTTTGATTTCTTCATGGATCAG GTGCTCGCTTATCTTCTAATGTCGGCATCTTCATCGGCTTCTACTCGAGTAGATGACTGGCAGTCCAACTGGGGGAAGGATAAGTTCCCCGATATGGCCCGTGCCGCTGTTGGAGCTTCTTTTGCTGCTTTTGTTTCTCTTGCTTGGAGCTCTGTTATCTCTGGCTACATTCTCTGTACTAAAGCTTTGTAG
- the LOC115699058 gene encoding F-box protein At3g07870 codes for MKRTRKSPLFSTDKSKNINFSPNHKIKTFSINHLPNPILTQIFIILPVKSIVFCKSVCKKWNILISTPHFTKSHFAQAKPQFLLRTLDSTRTSRTLFLIDIDENNSNGCSYSPNSKLKIPIRNAQILLRNKNNRRLELKPKDHNYKIVNSCKGLLCLSEHSHNDPVAVANPVTGEFIKLPQTCNELKERSFVDCGLGFSPKSKKFKVVRVLTTKKAVIAEVHTLGTKSWRNVSDYNNVPYSFKKKLAFPTYLNGALYAFCMNNMESDCIVSFIFDSERFEPVPLPPQWESKRRNVMSLGVLGDELCLCDTSCVETTKIWVMKDDLFGMNKSWVQLFNNIGTIDWPCCGLLCQPLNLFQNGALLMFCNSMQGLFYYDQKIIKDMYVGIHGLKSRYEAIVYTPSFISLKNIVVGRSVEILNVNSRCGKLKLQGETKTLSLVEHDHKDMGNFHCSSKEVEEKYWTKHFWSK; via the exons ATGAAAAGAACAAGAAAATCACCACTTTTCAGCACtgataaaagtaaaaatatcaACTTTAGCCCCAACCATAAGATTAAAACTTTCTCCATAAACCACCTTCCAAACCCCATACTCACACAAATTTTCATAATCCTCCCTGTAAAATCCATCGTTTTCTGCAAATCCGTATGCAAAAAATGGAACATTCTCATTTCAACTCCTCACTTCACTAAGTCCCATTTCGCCCAAGCAAAGCCCCAATTTCTGCTCCGAACTCTGGACTCAACCCGAACCTCAAGAACTCTGTTCTTAATCGATATCGATGAAAATAACAGTAATGGTTGTTCTTATTCCccaaattccaaattgaaaatccCAATACGCAATGCCCAAATTCTCCTTCGTAACAAAAATAATCGCCGCCTTGAATTGAAGCCCAAAGATCACAATTACAAAATCGTCAACTCATGTAAAGGCTTGCTTTGCTTATCAGAACACTCTCACAACGATCCTGTTGCGGTGGCCAATCCCGTCACAGGTGAGTTTATAAAGCTTCCCCAAACTTGTAATGAGTTAAAGGAAAGATCTTTCGTTGATTGTGGATTAGGGTTTAGTCCAAAGAGTAAGAAATTCAAGGTGGTCAGAGTTTTAACAACTAAAAAAGCAGTAATTGCAGAGGTACACACTCTTGGTACAAAATCATGGCGTAATGTGAGTGATTATAATAATGTTCCTTACTCATTTAAGAAGAAGCTAGCTTTTCCTACCTATTTGAATGGAGCTCTCTATGCTTTTTGTATGAACAATATGGAATCAGATTGTATTGTTTCTTTCATTTTTGACAGTGAGAGGTTTGAGCCTGTTCCTCTGCCTCCTCAATGGGAATCTAAAAGGAGGAATGTGATGAGTTTGGGAGTTTTGGGAGATGAGCTTTGCTTGTGTGATACTTCTTGTGTTGAAACCACTAAGATTTGGGTAATGAAAGATGATTTATTTGGTATGAACAAATCTTGGGTTCAGTTGTTTAATAATATTGGTACTATTGATTGGCCTTGTTGTGGTTTGTTATGTCAACCTTTGAATCTCTTTCAAAATGGAGCTCTTTTGATGTTTTGTAACTCTATGCAAGGGTTGTTTTACTATGACCAAAAAATCATTAAAGACATGTATGTTGGGATTCATGGCCTTAAATCAAGATATGAGGCTATAGTTTATACTCCAAGCTTTATTTCCCTTAAAAATATTGTGGTTGGAAGAAGTGTTGAGATACTTAATGTCAATTCAAG ATGTGGGAAATTAAAACTGCAAGGAGAGACTAAAACACTTTCTTTGGTTGAACATGATCACAAAGACATGGGAAATTTTCACTGCTCTTCTAAAGAAGTTGAAGAAAAGTATTGGACCAAACACTTCTGGTCGAAGTAG
- the LOC115700352 gene encoding 2-methylene-furan-3-one reductase-like — MDDFIPSVNKGWVYSEYGKSCHVLKLDSNVGVPEVREDQVLIKVVAASINPVDYQRMLGFFKTIDSPPPTVVGYDVAGVVVKVRSQVKKLKVGDEVYGDINEMSIDKPKNFGTLAEYTAAEEKLLALKPKNLSFVEAASLPVAIETAYEGLKRADFSAGKSILILGGSGGVGTQIIQLAKHVFGTSKVAATASTAKLELLKRLGADWSIDYTKENVEEIQEKFDVVYDTVGQVEQGLKVVKEGGKIVSISKPAVGAIFYGLSSSGITLEKLEPYLENGKVKAVIDPKGLFPFANTMEAFAYLETSRATGKVVIYPIP; from the exons ATGGATGATTTCATACCAAGTGTAAATAAGGGTTGGGTTTATAGTGAATATGGGAAATCTTGCCATGTGTTAAAGCTTGATTCAAACGTAGGTGTTCCTGAAGTGAGAGAAGACCAAGTTCTAATCAAAGTGGTTGCTGCTTCTATTAATCCAGTTGATTATCAAAGGATGCTTGGCTTTTTCAAAACCATTGATTCTCCACCACCA ACAGTTGTAGGGTATGATGTGGCTGGTGTTGTGGTAAAGGTTAGAAGCCAAGTAAAGAAGTTAAAGGTTGGAGATGAAGTGTATGGTGATATAAACGAAATGTCTATTGACAAACCAAAGAATTTTGGTACTTTGGCAGAGTACACTGCTGCAGAGGAGAAACTTTTGGCTTTAAAACCAAAGAATCTGAGTTTTGTTGAAGCTGCAAGTCTTCCAGTAGCTATTGAAACTGCCTATGAAGGCCTCAAAAGGGCTGATTTTTCTGCTGGTAAATCTATTCTTATACTAGGAGGCTCTGGTGGAGTTGGAACACAAATCATTCAA CTAGCAAAACATGTTTTCGGGACGTCGAAAGTGGCTGCAACAGCAAGCACAGCCAAGCTTGAGTTGTTGAAAAGGTTGGGAGCTGATTGGAGTATTGATTACACAAAGGAGAATGTTGAGGaaattcaagagaaatttgATGTAGTGTATGATACAGTTG GACAAGTTGAACAAGGTTTAAAAGTAGTGAAAGAAGGTGGGAAGATTGTGTCAATATCTAAGCCAGCAGTTGGAGCAATATTTTATGGTTTGAGTTCAAGTGGTATTACTTTGGAGAAATTGGAACCTTACTTGGAGAATGGTAAGGTTAAGGCAGTGATTGATCCCAAAGGCTTATTCCCTTTTGCCAATACTATGGAGGCTTTTGCTTATCTTGAGACTTCTAGAGCCACTGGAAAAGTTGTCATTTATCCCATTCCATGA